A window of Sebastes umbrosus isolate fSebUmb1 chromosome 3, fSebUmb1.pri, whole genome shotgun sequence contains these coding sequences:
- the LOC119484740 gene encoding long-chain fatty acid transport protein 1-like isoform X1, with the protein MHLLSGVTACLSMFGAVRLLSLPWLCSLLAGLGLCVVWRGSWKFLHVALRTIKRDLMCLVVILRVRFSMNRNLRNRSTIPALFAQMVTLHPDKPALIYEATGEVWSFRELQERCHAVAHWALAQGWAEGDVVALYMESQPLVVALWLGLAMVGVEAALINHNLRQHSLLHCVGVSGARAMVFGTEMREAVSEVSGSLQPHMVLFSSGEQDDEEELLSLQVQSLEALLDSSPKHPPRYALRKDFNDRLFYIYTSGTTGMPKAAVVVHSRYYRIAAFGFHSFGLRHDDIIYNCLPLYHSAGTIMGVGQCLLFGLTVVVRRKFSASRFWDDCVKHNCTVIQYIGEICRYLLAHPVRSSEAHHRVRVAIGNGLRPSVWEEFVQRFRIRRVGEFYGATECNCSLLNIDGKVGACGFNSRILPSFYPIRLVRMHEESGELLRDSQGLCVPCLPGEQGMLVGRINHTDPLRRFDGYADKDSTSKKIAHNVFKMGDSAYVSGDMLVMDDYGYIYFRDRSGDTFRWRGENVSTTEVEGVLSRLLGHTVVAVYGVSVPGVEGKAGMAAIAHTGGQFDLEAFLVAVQKALPSYACPVFLRLMPSVDTTGTFKIQKTRLQREGFKPQESSEKIYFLNSRAGRYEDVTDELSNAIMEGRVCL; encoded by the exons ATGCATCTGCTGAGTGGTGTCACAGCGTGCCTCAGTATGTTTGGGGCTGTCAGACTGCTCTCCCTCCCCTGGCTCTGCAGCCTGTTGGCAGGGCTGGGGCTCTGCGTGGTCTGGAGGGGTTCCTGGAAGTTCCTACATGTTGCTCTACGCACCATCAAAAGAGACCTCAT GTGTCTGGTTGTTATCCTGCGAGTGAGGTTTTCCATGAACCGTAATCTGCGAAATAGAAGCACCATCCCTGCCCTGTTTGCCCAGATGGTGACACTGCACCCAGACAAACCTGCTTTGATCTATGAGGCTACGGGAGAG GTTTGGAGTTTCAGGGAGCTGCAAGAGCGGTGCCATGCTGTTGCTCACTGGGCACTGGCGCAGGGATGGGCTGAGGGAGATGTGGTGGCCTTGTACATGGAAAGTCAGCCTTTAGTGGTGGCTTTGTGGTTGGGTCTGGCCATGGTCGGCGTAGAGGCTGCACTCATAAACCACAACCTTCGACAGCACTCGCTACTGCACTGCGTCGGCGTGTCTGGCGCTCGGGCAATGGTGTTCGGGACAGAAATGAGAGAAG CGGTGTCAGAGGTCAGTGGATCTCTGCAGCCCCACATGGTTTTGTTCAGCAGCGGTGAgcaggatgatgaagaggagctcCTCAGCCTACAGGTCCAGAGCTTGGAAGCCCTGCTGGACAGTTCACCCAAACACCCACCACGCTACGCACTCAGGAAGGACTTCAATG ACAGACTTTTCTACATCTACACATCTGGTACAACAGGAATGCCGAAGGCGGCTGTGGTGGTGCACAGTCG GTATTATCGCATCGCTGCCTTTGGTTTCCACTCCTTCGGCTTGCGTCACGATGACATCATCTACAACTGCCTTCCCCTGTATCATTCTGCAG GTACCATCATGGGTGTCGGCCAGTGTTTGCTCTTTGGTTTGACTGTTGTAGTCAGAAGGAAGTTCTCAGCCAGTCGCTTCTGGGACGACTGTGTCAAACACAACTGCACT GTAATTCAATACATAGGTGAGATTTGTCGATACCTGTTGGCCCACCCGGTCCGGTCATCTGAGGCACATCACCGGGTGCGTGTTGCCATTGGTAACGGCCTCCGCCCTTCTGTTTGGGAAGAGTTCGTCCAGAGATTCAGAATCAGACGAGTCGGGGAATTTTATGGCGCCACGGAGTGCAACTGCAGCCTGCTCAACATAGATGGAAAG GTGGGGGCGTGTGGCTTCAACAGTCGCATCCTGCCCAGCTTTTACCCCATCAGACTGGTCAGGATGCACGAGGAGAGCGGAGAGCTGCTCAGGGATTCACAGGGACTCTGTGTACCCTGTCTGCCTg gtgAGCAAGGCATGTTAGTGGGACGCATCAACCACACTGATCCACTCAGGAGATTTGATGGCTACGCTGATAAGGATTCCACCAGTAAGAAGATAGCTCACAATGTCTTCAAGATGGGGGACTCTGCTTATGTCTCAG GTGACATGCTGGTGATGGATGACTATGGCTACATATATTTCAGGGACCGTAGCGGTGACACATTTCGTTGGCGAGGAGAAAACGTTTCCACCACAGAGGTTGAGGGAGTCCTCAGCCGCCTGCTGGGACACACTGTCGTAGCCGTCTATGGAGTTTCTGTACCAG GTGTGGAGGGGAAGGCCGGTATGGCAGCAATAGCTCACACAGGAGGCCAGTTTGACCTCGAGGCGTTTTTGGTCGCTGTACAGAAAGCCCTACCTTCCTACGCATGCCCTGTCTTCCTGCGACTCATGCCATCTGTTGACACTACAG GAACCTTCAAAATCCAGAAGACACGGCTGCAGAGAGAAGGATTCAAGCCACAAGAGTCGAGTGAAAAGATTTATTTTCTGAACAGTCGTGCTGGGCGTTACGAGGACGTTACTGACGAACTATCTAATGCCATCATGGAGGGgagagtgtgtctgtga
- the LOC119484740 gene encoding long-chain fatty acid transport protein 1-like isoform X2: MRLRERELQERCHAVAHWALAQGWAEGDVVALYMESQPLVVALWLGLAMVGVEAALINHNLRQHSLLHCVGVSGARAMVFGTEMREAVSEVSGSLQPHMVLFSSGEQDDEEELLSLQVQSLEALLDSSPKHPPRYALRKDFNDRLFYIYTSGTTGMPKAAVVVHSRYYRIAAFGFHSFGLRHDDIIYNCLPLYHSAGTIMGVGQCLLFGLTVVVRRKFSASRFWDDCVKHNCTVIQYIGEICRYLLAHPVRSSEAHHRVRVAIGNGLRPSVWEEFVQRFRIRRVGEFYGATECNCSLLNIDGKVGACGFNSRILPSFYPIRLVRMHEESGELLRDSQGLCVPCLPGEQGMLVGRINHTDPLRRFDGYADKDSTSKKIAHNVFKMGDSAYVSGDMLVMDDYGYIYFRDRSGDTFRWRGENVSTTEVEGVLSRLLGHTVVAVYGVSVPGVEGKAGMAAIAHTGGQFDLEAFLVAVQKALPSYACPVFLRLMPSVDTTGTFKIQKTRLQREGFKPQESSEKIYFLNSRAGRYEDVTDELSNAIMEGRVCL; encoded by the exons ATGAGGCTACGGGAGAG GGAGCTGCAAGAGCGGTGCCATGCTGTTGCTCACTGGGCACTGGCGCAGGGATGGGCTGAGGGAGATGTGGTGGCCTTGTACATGGAAAGTCAGCCTTTAGTGGTGGCTTTGTGGTTGGGTCTGGCCATGGTCGGCGTAGAGGCTGCACTCATAAACCACAACCTTCGACAGCACTCGCTACTGCACTGCGTCGGCGTGTCTGGCGCTCGGGCAATGGTGTTCGGGACAGAAATGAGAGAAG CGGTGTCAGAGGTCAGTGGATCTCTGCAGCCCCACATGGTTTTGTTCAGCAGCGGTGAgcaggatgatgaagaggagctcCTCAGCCTACAGGTCCAGAGCTTGGAAGCCCTGCTGGACAGTTCACCCAAACACCCACCACGCTACGCACTCAGGAAGGACTTCAATG ACAGACTTTTCTACATCTACACATCTGGTACAACAGGAATGCCGAAGGCGGCTGTGGTGGTGCACAGTCG GTATTATCGCATCGCTGCCTTTGGTTTCCACTCCTTCGGCTTGCGTCACGATGACATCATCTACAACTGCCTTCCCCTGTATCATTCTGCAG GTACCATCATGGGTGTCGGCCAGTGTTTGCTCTTTGGTTTGACTGTTGTAGTCAGAAGGAAGTTCTCAGCCAGTCGCTTCTGGGACGACTGTGTCAAACACAACTGCACT GTAATTCAATACATAGGTGAGATTTGTCGATACCTGTTGGCCCACCCGGTCCGGTCATCTGAGGCACATCACCGGGTGCGTGTTGCCATTGGTAACGGCCTCCGCCCTTCTGTTTGGGAAGAGTTCGTCCAGAGATTCAGAATCAGACGAGTCGGGGAATTTTATGGCGCCACGGAGTGCAACTGCAGCCTGCTCAACATAGATGGAAAG GTGGGGGCGTGTGGCTTCAACAGTCGCATCCTGCCCAGCTTTTACCCCATCAGACTGGTCAGGATGCACGAGGAGAGCGGAGAGCTGCTCAGGGATTCACAGGGACTCTGTGTACCCTGTCTGCCTg gtgAGCAAGGCATGTTAGTGGGACGCATCAACCACACTGATCCACTCAGGAGATTTGATGGCTACGCTGATAAGGATTCCACCAGTAAGAAGATAGCTCACAATGTCTTCAAGATGGGGGACTCTGCTTATGTCTCAG GTGACATGCTGGTGATGGATGACTATGGCTACATATATTTCAGGGACCGTAGCGGTGACACATTTCGTTGGCGAGGAGAAAACGTTTCCACCACAGAGGTTGAGGGAGTCCTCAGCCGCCTGCTGGGACACACTGTCGTAGCCGTCTATGGAGTTTCTGTACCAG GTGTGGAGGGGAAGGCCGGTATGGCAGCAATAGCTCACACAGGAGGCCAGTTTGACCTCGAGGCGTTTTTGGTCGCTGTACAGAAAGCCCTACCTTCCTACGCATGCCCTGTCTTCCTGCGACTCATGCCATCTGTTGACACTACAG GAACCTTCAAAATCCAGAAGACACGGCTGCAGAGAGAAGGATTCAAGCCACAAGAGTCGAGTGAAAAGATTTATTTTCTGAACAGTCGTGCTGGGCGTTACGAGGACGTTACTGACGAACTATCTAATGCCATCATGGAGGGgagagtgtgtctgtga
- the LOC119484741 gene encoding zinc-binding protein A33-like — MSCQTVLPVSVHQAEAEGLASTPLSVDSAERCEEHEESLTLFCLDDLEPLCEQCAAVSHAEHRVYLLAEAATDCKEELRTSLNGLKKKMIDCEEVTQTCEHATRHNQAEAKCTEQHMKKEFESLHKFLVEEKVERLVALREEQQEKKRDAEEQMDGMNQVIKSLEEKIQLVEEELDAGGDGVGFLEHYQDMMISTWADHREPQNTPLIDVAQHLGNLKYAVWQKMKHIAPYTPVTLDPRTAGQFLRVSPGLNSVHITPGPSQGLGQSLDVPVPANPERFHPYSCILAREGFDSGVHCWDIEVGDTNNWTVGVAAQSVSRKAEFEACPEAGLWCISLQEGEYLALTATTRTLKSPHLSRVRVTLDWDEGTLEFMNADTDMNLFTFRHRFTEKVYPYFESISSCGGFVVLAQRVKVSMGSDDVPVEDTDIAEEDQGMKRESSTEGDINAELTNSNGKMSECEHLTEDKNLLMCSMREKKKTKRQRCTTKDQLNKTKPAEKEKTKDDKPAFNKKSSKPRFTVTYHVSLRLHPQ; from the exons ATGAGCTGCCAAACCGTCCTCCCCGTCTCCGTCCACCAGGCAGAGGCAGAAGGCCTCGCCTCGACGCCCCTGTCGGTGGACTCTGCAGAGCGGTGTGAGGAACATGAAGAGAGCCTGACCCTGTTCTGTTTGGATGACCTGGAGCCTTTATGTGAACAGTGTGCAGCTGTGAGCCACGCAGAACACAGGGTTTACCTCCTGGCTGAGGCTGCTACTGACTGCAAG GAGGAGCTCAGAACATCACTAAACGgactgaagaagaagatgattgACTGTGAGGAAGTCACACAGACCTGTGAACATGCAACCAGACATAACCAG GCTGAGGCCAAATGCACAGAGCAGCACATGAAAAAGGAATTTGAGAGTCTTCACAAGTTTTTGGTAGAGGAGAAAGTAGAAAGGCTAGTGGCGctcagagaggagcagcaggagaagaagagagatgcAGAAGAACAGATGGACGGCATGAATCAGGTGATCAAATCTCTGGAGGAGAAGATCCAGCTGGTTGAAGAGGAGCTGGATGCAGGAGGAGACGGGGTGGGATTTTTAGAG CACTACCAAGACATGATGATTAG CACATGGGCAGATCACAGGGAGCCACAGAACACACCTCTAATAGATGTAGCCCAACACCTGGGTAACCTCAAGTATGCTGTGTGGCAGAAGATGAAACACATCGCCCCATACA CTCCAGTGACCCTGGATCCCAGGACAGCTGGCCAGTTTCTGAGGGTGTCTCCTGGGTTAAACAGCGTCCATATCACCCCTGGACCCTCACAGGGACTGGGACAGAGTCTGGATGTCCCGGTCCCAGCTAACCCTGAACGTTTCCATCCTTATTCCTGCATCCTTGCGAGAGAGGGCTTTGACTCAGGAGTGCACTGTTGGGATATTGAG GTTGGTGACACCAACAATTGGACAGTCGGTGTGGCTGCTCAGTCAGTGTCCAGAAAGGCAGAGTTTGAGGCCTGTCCAGAGGCAGGACTCTGGTGCATCAGCCTGCAAGAAGGCGAGTACCTGGCTCTGACCGCTACCACTCGGACCCTAAAGTCACCCCACCTCAGCAGGGTCCGTGTGACGCTAGACTGGGATGAAGGGACGCTGGAATTCATGAACGCCGATACTGACATGAATCTTTTCACATTTAGACATCGCTTTACTGAAAAGGTATACCCATACTTTGAGAGTATATCGTCGTGTGGGGGCTTTGTTGTGTTGGCACAGAGAGTGAAGGTCAGCATGGGGTCAGATGATGTCCCCGTGGAGGACACTGATATCGCTGAGGAGGATCAGGGGATGAAAAGGGAATCTAGCACTGAGGGAGACATTAACGCTGAATTGACCAACAGCAATGGCAAGATGTCAGAGTGTGAACATCTGACTGAAGACAAAAACTTGCTGATGTGTTCtatgagagagaagaagaaaaccaaACGTCAGAGATGCACCACGAAGGACCAGctcaataaaacaaaacctgCTGAGAAGGAAAAGACAAAAGACGACAAACCTGCTTTCAATAAAAAGAGCAGCAAGCCCAGGTTCACTGTGACCTACCATGTTTCACTGAGACTTCATCCACAATGA
- the LOC119485588 gene encoding uncharacterized protein LOC119485588 translates to MWRCLDRLGLSSEGRAWLQETWGVHSGTWRPLVLKAQDALYKVVDMCAVMFWRLLSRYPCFSFDSSQLTAVLCRIKARVVKHLDTELLALRSQLILEVMLQITLPAFTRGVGEQDLSRYYAMVNSEQTLFIHPDIIFHSILRDNLTAYIQSVMRYSLPQQFMPLPAVSSSSSLSEPMNHELLPPVDGQQNVCQTSEGSTSGSETITPPSTVSDHDDTLANSENSENDTHSLLDAGEYIHLTEP, encoded by the exons ATGTGGCGGTGTCTGGACAGGCTGGGGTTGAGCTCAGAGGGGCGAGCGTGGCTCCAAGAGACGTGGGGAGTCCACAGTGGAACCTGGAGGCCTTTGGTACTCAAAGCTCAGGACGCTCTCTACAAA GTGGTTGACATGTGTGCTGTGATGTTCTGGAGGTTGCTCTCTCGATATCCGTGTTTCTCTTTTGACTCTTCCCAGCTCACTGCGGTGCTGTGTAGGATCAAAGCGAGAGTGGTCAAG CACCTGGATACAGAACTGCTGGCTCTTCGATCTCAGTTGATTCTGGAGGTGATGCTGCAGATAACACTGCCAGCATTTACACGTGGTGTGGGTGAGCAG GATCTGTCTCGTTACTACGCCATGGTGAACTCGGAGCAAACCCTCTTCATCCACCCTGACATCATCTTCCACTCCATCCTGAGAGACAACCTGACCGCTTACATCCAGTCAG TGATGAGGTACTCCCTGCCTCAGCAGTTCATGCCTCTCCCTGCTGTTAGCTCCAGCTCCAGTTTGTCTGAGCCAATGAACCATGAGCTGCTGCCTCCTGTTGACGGCCAGCAGAACGTCTGCCAAACCTCTGAAGGCTCCACCTCAGGATCTGAAACAATCACACCACCGAGCACCGTGTCTGACCACGATGACACTTTGGCCAACTCAGAAAACTCTGAAAACGACACGCATTCACTGCTTGATGCAGGAGAATACATCCATCTCACTGAACCATGA